TTTCTTTCCGTCCTTAAAGATTTTTGCTACACGGGCTGCTGAGCCGAAGTGTCTGTTACTAGCGGAGCTAATCTGATTATTTGTGATGCCACTTTACAATCCAGGGAACCAAACCTTTTATGTCCCTTCACTTCATTAGTTTATGTGCAACAGTTTTTTAGTCTGTCAAATATCCAGCTCAGCCTTTAAAAACCCACGTGTAAAGACCTGAGTGGACAACGGGAACTTTTTAGCGTCCTCTGTTACTGTAGTCAGTCATGATCTGTTCGGCTCTATGGAGGATTTATTGAGCCTTAATTCTTCAGTGACAACTTATGAACCCTTCAGGAAAATGTTACGATGAAGTGGCTTAATGCTTCATATAAAACCTGCTGCTTAGACACAGCTCAGCTCACTGTCTGAGTCACGTTGACATAAAGACACTGAAAGTGAAACTGAACAATTAGACTCATTAAAACTGCACAAAGCTCAGTTTCCTGCTTCACTCAGCCACAGAGACCAGTTCTCCACTGAGCTTTTGGTTCTTGCTTAGtccacggtgtgtgtgtgtgtgtgtgtgtgtgtgtgtgtgtgtgtgtgtgtgtgtgtgtgtgtgtgtgtgtgtgtgtgtgtgtgtgtgtgtgtgtgtgtgtgtgtgtgtttcaggtttcactcagtttctcctcctgacaTTTCAAGCCTTAAATATATTCTGACATCACTTGGTAAAAACTCATATGAGCTCCGTAAAGTGCAGCAGCAGTCTGTGCTGTCCCAGGGACAAACTGAGCTTCAGTCAGAGCTTCTTCTAAACAGGTTTCCTgctgatggtggtgatgatgatgatgatgaataaatGAGCTTATTGATCTAATTTCAATCAAACCTGTCCACATGGTGGATGTCATATTACTGCTGAATAACAGCAGAGAACAATGTGAGTAATGACCAATAAATGCAGCACGTGACGTCACACTTTGGGATcctagtgtgtgtttgtttttacatcgTGGTCCAGCTGATGGAAAGTCCACGTTGAATCTTTTCCTTGTTTGAATTGATGTGGATCAACtgatgttgaattttttttgtctgttcttaAACGTCCGTTTCATTTTGGCCAGTAGTTCATTGAGATTTGTCTTTGCTTCTGAAGTTGTGGTTTTTCTGACAGGTGGCTGATCATGAAGATGAAGACACAGCAGACAGGATGGACGACTCCATCACTGCTGTACAAGTAGGTTAATGTGCATGATTGATCCTGTTACTGTCCTTATTAACCacagtgttttcattcagcCACAAATTCCTGGACAACCTATttcagtgcaacacacacagacacactgggcATTGTTGTATATACTGTAAGATCATTTAACACATGTACATTTCACAGACTGTTCTGACTCGGTCTGTCCTCATTTactgagaggaaatgaaaatgaaatcagatttatcctgaaatacagaaacacattgAGTCCCCAGGTCTAAACTGTGAAACCACCATCTCATCACCAAACATCTGGACAAGCCTGAACCATGTGCCACAGCTGTTTTCTCATCTTTTCACCTGCGTCTAATACAAGTTAGTTTAACTCATGTGAGATTTTCTGCTTGGACTCATTGGACCCTTGAATGCACCAGCATAATATTGATTGGCTAATTGAATAGTGCCACAAatattgaattattattattattatacagagACAAGACAGAAGAAATGCTCAGGTGTGGCATGATGGCTCCTGGCTCATCCAGCTCTGAACATGCAGATCTAAAACTAACATCATCTGATGTTTGTAAATGTTGAATATTTGTACTCAGCTTCAGGCATGTCCTGAACCCAAGCAGCTAATatttagttcagttttattataatgaacagtttgtttttgtccaggTCTGTGGGATCAAACCACCTGTTTCCAAACTTATTAAGCATGTGGATATTAAATCTGTATTTGTTGCATTGTCTGCAGCTGATGTGGGAAAATGTGTTGAACATTTGTGGAGAAGCTTCTGTTCAGCCAAACTGGATGAGCCACAAGAAGCCGAGTAGTTTTtaaagcagctgcagtttgaccTTCACagaaatgatgtttttattCTCACAGACACGTGACTCACGGTTCAGTTTAAATTCATGCATGTGTGATGgtttttaatgtgaagcatCAACAGAAACATCAGACCTGACTATAAAAAAGTGGAAGTGAGCACTAAGCCTGTGATGTGAACAGAGCCTTGGTTTCCTGCAGGTAACATCAACCCTGCATCACCTTTGTTTGGCTGCTGTTCACTTTTAATCACGTCTGTTTTATTAGAACTTGATGACATGAGATGAAataagggaaattcaggtaacTGGTTACTAGCACAGCAAAGTATCAAATGTCAGAGTATTTGTTCTTTCACTGAGCGACCAAATATATTGAAAACAATTcaataacatgtttgtttatcCAACTTTTGATATATTTGCATGAAAAGCAGTCATGTCCACATCAGATGCCTCTGAGCTTTGTTTGTCTCAGACTAACAAATGTGGAAACTTTCATTGGTTGGGTTTGGTCCTACAGGTTCAGTATCAACTCAATAATACGCTCTGAAGTTCAGGTACTTGTCATTCAGCAAGTCAGAGGACTCTTACAGTACAACTGATCTTCCACTTTGAAGCGTCAGCTCATCGACAGCATCGATACCCGACAGCTGCAAACTGAAGGTGAGAACAatatctctgtttctctgtacaCACATCCAGTAGAATCAGGACATAAACACTCAGAGCGTTGGACGTTTAAGCTTCTATGTTTActttcagaaaatgaagctCCAAGTCGCCTTCCTGGTCTACGAAttgtagtgagggtgcttttattttgagaaaatgctataaaaaggcttttgctttgaaaggacaaagagctgcaggaggagtTTCAGAGACTTTCTCCATGAGGAGACTCATGGGATCTTAcactagaatctggactttattttgaatatacCTTATagtttacaaaaatgtaatatcgtcctataaataactgtagacttttattgtgaaagtctcaccatgtcctgggagcagacaccatggctgacattaaaaatgacctCTATtagtgcctgaagctgtatacgaccattttaagatcatgttgctgtttcagagcttttattgtgagaaaatgctatttcagggcttttattttgaaaggacaaagtgctgaaGGAGACTCGTGGgaccttatactagaatctggactttattttgaatattccttatactttacaaaaatgtaatatcttcctataaataaacTGTAgaatattccaaaaaatgaaggattggtggaGAGTTAGAAACagctcttttataatgggagtgaacgagagattgagcagtcactctctgtgggtttggccacctggtggaaaaaccgtaggtcctatcaaaatgagaacagcattacctgaaagaagacaaaaagctctactacttttgagaaaatggtgtatgagGAGGCAAAATTGCAGCCGTGAaggcgagttagagagaaatattttcaataaatttaacagcttctcccactctagctgTGAACATTCGCTCCCATAGAAACCAATGTAAAACTCAGAAAAGGCCTAAAAAAAACCATATAACGTAAACTGCAATtaaagaattaaagaaaaaccgtaaaggacatcaaaaagctgaatacaatgtcaatagattaatgccttctgacctgtttaaaggtcaaatggtgtttctagctgaagTATGCTGAAaaaggacaaagttgaagaggatttgaacatttcCCCCATTAATTTCTATGGGAAAATtttccgacaaaacctggaatatctcagaaaatataaaagatatcGCCGGAAAAAAAAGCAACcctctcctcatcgagctgaacgcgacggtgtttgaatgacgtttctacgtcaaacggtgtaggactagatagtGACCGAAAAACGGCAGGaataaaaatggagaaaaaaacgaagaacatatgTTGGGCTTGCTGTTTACACAGCAATAAGACACAATGTGATgtagtgaatgtgtgtgtctgaatatCTGAAGTAATGTGGGCTCTGTCTTATGGATTGGTCTTAAAGACGAGGGCCTGAACCTCTTGGGGGCCAACAATGACGACATCAAGGGGTTTGGTCTGGTCTCAAACCTGGGGGCCAACAATGACGACAAGATGAAGAAGAGGCCTGCTCTGTTTCAGAATATGAAGCTGAATGGCAAGTGAATGAAAATGAAGGCTATATGAAGTCGACATgacaagaagcagcagcagcaccaatgATCCTGTTCACATTGTTTATTCAGTCTAGGCACAGCATATACAGTCTGACTGTACAGCTCATATATGCTCTCTAGTCATGATAAGGATGTGTCCTGTCTCAGCTCAGCTGCTCTTTGACTTCACCTTGCTGACACCAATAAACAGCATTTAACCAGCTGAGTCCTCGACTCATTGTAGTGGGGTCGGATCAAACCTCTGACAGCTGGACATGAAGCTTTATTCATACTTTTGTTCTGTACATGACCAAACCCTCCAAAGCagcatttctgtctctttggaGGGTTCTGGTTCCCAAAGCTCTGATACTGGTCTACAGTGGTTTGTAAAAACCAGTTTGAGGCCCgaggttaaaaatgaaatagtgAAAAAAGCCACAGCTGCACATTCAATGTCATTAGACTATTAATGTTTCATATATTGGAGTAAATGATTAAATGTTGGGCTCAGACGCCTCAGAGCTTTGGTCACGGACTGATGAACATGTGGAAACTTTTCCTGAGGCTACATCACAATCTGAATAAACATGTTCAGAAGTTCAGATATTTATTATCAATGAAACTCAGGAAAACACAGAACTTGTGGTTAAACCGTTTCTATCctgaaacatattttaacatCTGTTCCTGTTGAGAGTTCACAGTGGATGGTTCAGGGTTTTCTCAGAGTCCCTCAACATTTCATCCATCAGGAAATCTCTATGTTttatggagtgtgtgtttgactggCACATCAGTTTGAAGCCAGACAGTGTGGACGGACAGTGACGGTCGGATGTGAGAGaataaaacagatgtttgtcCTCAGACAGTGTCACAGTTGAGGTTTGTAACTTCCACATTTGGGTCATTTAGAGAAACAGGTTTCATTCACCAACTGCAGCATAATGTCCTGTTTGTCCTCAGCCACAGTCagtggaggctgtggtggagagatgcagacagaaaaacacactgacctgtgagctgagtgtgtttgtgtggacgAACCAGGacattgtgctgctgttggagtCGTGTCCATAGACCAGAGTCTGCTGGACGTCGTTTCTGGGCCACATCAGTTTTAGTAAGAAGAAAGGCTGATTCCTCGTTAATGAGACAGTTAGTAGTTGAAACATTTGATCTTTAATCACGTTTCTTCTCAGACCTCTGCACTGTCCGTCCACACTGTCTGGTTTCAAACTGTCTGACGTCTTCAGCTTGAAATGGACAGACTTTTTCTGAAGTGTTGGACACTGAGAAAACATGGAGACATTTTTCACCTGTCAGACTTTTGGAGGATACAGCTGCCACATGTTTTATACACTGAGGGTTAATATCAGGTTGAACTGGAAACACTGAAGACTTTaacatgtgaaatgttttcagagaaaaacaaactgcaggtttttcatgtttgtgactcttcagctctgtctcctctgacaggagaagatggtctgctggatcctgctgctcatcagcctgaccccctttacctggggtcagtttttatccactaactcaaatcaattggaaatccaaaataatccaagttgtgagtgtgtgtggtcgtcactttccctctgtgtctcctcaacaggaacatttgtagtgactgtgacacagagctcctatcaggcagaggagaaccacgacatcacactggactggaccttcacaaccacagctcacatgtctctctcagcagtttACATCTTCTGTCAACTGATAACTGAGGACAAAGACCCAGTCCTGTTTCATCTACATGAGGGTgttgaggtcccagagtctcaggacaaacagttttcaggacgagtccagtttgacaaagacgtcctcagagaaggacgagtcagacttcatgtgtccagactcaggactgaggactctggtCTGTACTGGTGTGATGTGAAGACAGATGATGGAACAGGTTCTGGCAAATGTCTCCTCAACgtcacaggtaagttggttcagtgaaactttcctcacagattcatttcagcagctttttgCTAAATAAGaatcagagaagaaaagtattgtggaaactacaatccttcctgctctgcctgaactgaactgattcaCGTCCTTCTTGCAGAAAAGTTGTTTCTTCACATGAAAgacacagatttgatttgtctctttACAGCAGCGAGGGACTGGTCTGACCCTGAGAGAGAACCTGAGAGACCAGACGCAGCAGGTTGGAGATGGATCGTCCTCATCTGTGGActgggactgacagcagcagcagcagctggactgactgtgtgttactgtttcttCAATAATACtcaaactggaaaaaaagattcaaatCCAGAGCCCAGAGgtagaaatgaaacaaattacaTCTCAGGTTCTACATCAGAGGAACCAGTTTGATCAACAGAATCAGACCAACCCTAAAGTCCATTTTCCAGCTCAGACAGAAATCAGTGGTTTGTCATTGGCTGCAGgtcagaaaactgcacatcagGACACATCAGACAAACCAGCAGGTAACCTGAGCAGCAACTTGATGCTTCATGTTAAAGTCTCACTGGGTCTGAAACAACTTTCTGGCTCAGGAAAAGTGAAGAGTCTGTGTCTGAAAAACTCCACTCATTGCTCTTTTTATACGTAGAAGGCAGAGTTGACTTTGaccagaggtgggaagtaaagaagtacaaatactttgttattgtacttaagtagatttttcagcTACctgtacttgagtatttatttttctgaggtGATAAGGTGGAGATacaggaagctgctttctatattgaacaataataaacactacCTACatgatatactgactaaacaggagcagctgcagacctgagaggttgaggagatcctttgtccaCACAGGCATTCGACTGTTCATTAGTAATTGCtgatatgttatatgttattgactgggtgcctttatctgtttattatattttatagtggaaTTTCTGTGTTAAAGTGActataagagctgctggacaatctgaatttcccctatGCATGAAGTATCTAcactgctaaaaaaaataaagggaacaCTAAAATACCACATCCTAgatctgaatgaatgaaatattcTTATTAAATACTTCGTTCTGTACATAGTTGAATTTGCTGacaacaaaatcacacaaaaatcaTCAATGGAAATCAAATTTATTAACACATGGAGGTCTGGATTTGGAGTCACACTCAAAATtgcagttgaaaaacacacTACAGGCTGATCCAACTGTGATGTAATGTTcttaaaacaagtcaaaatgaGGCTCAATAGTGTGTGTGGACTCCACGTGCCTGTATGACCTCCCTACAACGCCTGGGCATGCTCTTGATGAGGTGGCGGATGGTCTCCTGAGGgatctcctcccagacctggaCTAAAGCATCTGCCAActcctggacagtctgtggtgCAACGTGGCGTTGGTGGATGGAGCAAGACATGATGTCCCAGATGTGCTCAATTGGATTCAGGTCTGGGGAACGGGCGGGCCAGTCCATAGCATCAATGCCTTCGTCTTGCAGAAACTCTTGACACGCTCCAGCCACATGAGGTCTAGCATTGTCTTGCATTAGGAGGAACCCAGGGCCAACCGCACTGGCATATGGTCTCACAAGCGATCTGAGGATCTCATCTCGGTACCTAATGGCAGTCAGGCTACCTCTGGTGAGCGCATGGAGGGCTGTGCAGCCCTCCAAAGAAATGCCACCCCACACCATTACTGACCCACTGCCAAACCGGTCATGCTGGAGGATGTTGCAGGCAGCAGAACGTTCTCCACGGCATCTCCAGACTCTGTCACGtctgtcacatgtgctcagtgtgaaccgGCTTTCATCTGTGAAGAGCACAAGGCGCCAATGGCGAATTTGCCAATCTTGGTGTTCTCTGGCAAATGCCAAACGTCCTGCACGGTGTTGGGCTATAAGCACAACCCCCACCTGTGGACGTCGGGCCCTCATACCACCCTCATGGAGTCTGTTTCTGACCATTTgagcagacacatgcacatttgtggCCTGCTGGAGGACATTTTGCAGGGCTCTGGCAgttctcctcctgttcctccttgcaCAAAAGCGGAGATAGCGGTCCTGCTGCTGGATTGTTGCCCTCCTACGGCCTCCTCCACATCTCATGATGTACTGGCCTGTCTCCTGGTAGCGCCTCCATGCTCTGGACACGATGCTgacagacacagcaaaccttcttgcCACATCTCGCATTGATGTGCCATCCTGGATGAGCTGCACTACCTGAGCCACTTGTGTGGGTTGTAGACTCCGTCTCATGCTACCACTAGAGTGAAAGCACCGCCAGCATTCAAAAGTGACCAAAACATCAGCCAGAAAGCATAGGAACTGAGAAGTGGTCTGTGGTCACCACCTGCAGAACCACTCCATTATTGGGGGTGTCTATAATTTCCACCTGTTGTCTATTCCATTTGCACAACAGCATGTGAAATTGATTGTCAATCAGTGTTGCTTCCTAAGTGGGCAGTTTGATTTCACAGAAGTGTGATTGACTTGGAGTTACATTGTGTTAAGtgttccctttatttttttgagcagtGTATCTTTGTGTCTTTACCTTTACTTTCACTTCCACACACTAAAGGAAACAGCACAGACAATGTTCTGTTGGTCAGTCATCTGCCAGTGGccaaggtgttgtagagcctgacaGCAGTTTTTTGTGAGTCCAGTCACTAAAGGATTTTACCAGGCCTCTGttctcttcctgtccattcctgacACATGCAACAAGAGAGTCGATGTGCTGCAGCGTCAAACGTGCTGAGTTCACTGGGTCTGTCCAAACGTGTAAAAACAAGTTGTAGAGACACTGAAAcctctgtggtgtgaaaatgttCATGTTAGAATGATAAACACACAAGTCATTTTGTTGTCGTACAGAATATTCATGTTTGAGCAGTTTAGTGAGGCTAAGACAAACCTCATTATTATGTAttcatcattttgtttcaggtgtttgtttgtttcagtgaatctgcaggaaaataaatgttCTCTCAGTTGAtttaaacaagaaataaaatgctCTGATTGCAATGAAGTGACTCAGAATAAATTCAGGTGGAATAATAACTTGTGACTTGTTCTGTTGGGAAAGATCAGAACATTTGAAAACCAATAGTCACAATGACTTTGATATCAGGGTCTATTCAAGTACTTATATATGCAACACAAAACGCTCACACTGTCATTAACCAACGTCCTGGAGCTTTTAAAGTCTGAGGTAAACTAAGTTTAGATATTTGCTCTTACATTTCAGTAGAAAACTGTAACAATGGGCCTAATATGGATAAAGATTTTAAACTTGTTTCCTTTTTGctaaaatagatgttttttttccaaaacaaagcAGGGACCAATCCTGTTCAGTCACATGGACTGGACATATTGGTGCTTCCTGGAAACCAACACCAGAAACAACGAGCCCCTATAATCCTCACTAATTTACAGGAAACAGATCAGACCAGCTAATAGACGCAGCTGTAACATGAGGAAGACTGAGCCAACACTGATGTGAGTGAATGATCAGAGGAGACAAAGTCCAGAGCAGAGAGGACGTACTATGGATggtaaaaaagaagaagggaCTGGAACAAGCTTTGAAAACCAAAGTAAGTAGTTTCTGATCCTGTTACCTGGAGCAGACTGAGACAGTGAGTTGAACAAAGGGCAAAGAGGGAAGAACAACAgggaaacacactgaaacaatcTACAGGCTTGTTTTACTACAGTTTAGAACATTTGTTATGTCTTTGTGCATTTCTGCAGCTTTCCTCATTTTTCTGCAGGTTTATTGACAGTTCATGggttttctttgtctcttgcATTGAGCTGCAGATGTTGGCAGCAGTTCGACTGTCAGTTATGAGATTAAGGCTGGGCCAGTTTGGCTCAgtgctaaaacaaaacagagaccgTTGATAGTTAAATATTGACTAAAGATGAATCTATGTGGCCGAGCATCTTTTAGGTTTTATCTGATTTTCAGGTTTGTTGTTAGTGTTTTGGAGGATGGAGGTTGTTTggatgtttgaatgtttttcacTCTACAACCATCAGGAAGGTCTGTCTCTTCACTGCCTTCTCTAAACTCAATGGACCTttgactgttttactgtttatgtACCTACTTTAATGCTCTATATAACAAAGGTTCCTCATATTCTTAAGTCAATAATATgattttctgcatcttgttccATTTTCTAACAAATGTCCAATGTTCCTcatttatgagcacaactgtctTAGAGTAGAAAATCATCTATAGACAAAATTAAAGACTGAACAAAATGACATGTTCTTTTTCCTTagattgtttttaaagtaaaatctcaacaaatcatttttattatttctatataataataatatgaattagtttatttacatattttttagttgtgttttgtttgaaacATTCAAACTGATTcagtacagacagaaacaaaggctGTGTCTGAAGTTCCTCCCTGttcattttacagtgtgttCACCATTTTGTAGTGACAGTAGTCTAAAGAGTGGGAGTAGTCTAAGTATAGTGTCCTTTACACAGGGAACTGAAATATCCAACCAGAAACAAGGGACTGTCTTAGAGCTGAGACCAGTCCAGCTGCAACTTTCAGTCTTCAATGACCCAGAATGACACTGACGCCACCTTGtggcagaaacactgaagactcgtggacagaaacagcactgcagGCTCTGTCCTGTGTTTGGAAGCATTCCTCTCTGCTAGACCAGTTAACCAGGGTCCAAAAGTCCACGTCTTATAATCGTCACAGTCCGCCCACAATTATGTGACCAATGAGAAACGGAAAGGGCGGAGCTTCTCATTGGTGACCAATGAGAAGCGGGTAGGGCGAAGACCGCTTCTAGGCCAAACCTAGAAGCTCCTACCTGGAGCTTCTCATTGGTCACATAATTGTCACAAAATCTCTGTTCAGAAGAACTAGAAAATGAGTTTCCCAGCCTGATTCACTACTGGTCCTGACCCAGAGAGTCTTTTCAGACCCAGAGAGACTTTAACGTGGTCTGAGCTGAGACCTGATCCAGTCTTCTGCCGAGGAAAACGCTGTTCTTGAAggtaagaaacatgtttgtgtccattctCCTTCATTGACATCATGTATTGAGGCaactctgcagcagaaaggctTCAAATCTGCATCACATGTGTGAAGTTGGATCAAGATGCGCTTGGAAAAATCAAGTCAAGCTGAAATGTCCCGGGTCCATCAGTCTGCAGGTTTATGCTGGAACGGAGcagtcagatcagaatccaaAGCTGTGTTTGTTACGAAGGTGTGACTGAGAAGGAAAAGTCTCAGGACCCAAATCAGGACGAGTCtctattaaataatgtttttaaagggGAAACAAACTCAAAGCGTCTCGAACCGAGAGAAAACCGGAGCAGCCTTGAGAGACGCTGAGCAGCCGGTGGACAGAAAACCGGTACGAGTGCTTCATGCAGATTGCGCAATAACAAGAACACGGACTGTGTTACAGCTGAGACCAGTATACACGAT
The window above is part of the Mastacembelus armatus chromosome 18, fMasArm1.2, whole genome shotgun sequence genome. Proteins encoded here:
- the LOC113140858 gene encoding uncharacterized protein LOC113140858 isoform X1; translated protein: MVCWILLLISLTPFTWGTFVVTVTQSSYQAEENHDITLDWTFTTTAHMSLSAVYIFCQLITEDKDPVLFHLHEGVEVPESQDKQFSGRVQFDKDVLREGRVRLHVSRLRTEDSGLYWCDVKTDDGTGSGKCLLNVTAARDWSDPEREPERPDAAGWRWIVLICGLGLTAAAAAGLTVCYCFFNNTQTGKKDSNPEPRGRNETNYISGSTSEEPV
- the LOC113140858 gene encoding uncharacterized protein LOC113140858 isoform X2, whose amino-acid sequence is MVCWILLLISLTPFTWGTFVVTVTQSSYQAEENHDITLDWTFTTTAHMSLSAVYIFCQLITEDKDPVLFHLHEGVEVPESQDKQFSGRVQFDKDVLREGRVRLHVSRLRTEDSGLYWCDVKTDVGADYNSCLLKVTAAADEPESGKDQPVDRTGTDSSSSSFTGQTLLHLKVFVLLSLLMCQ